CTTGCGTTCGGTGGCCACGGCGGCCTCCACGGTGCTCGCCAGTTCCCGCCGGTCGAGCTGGGCCGCCGACAGGGCGGCCAGGTCTTGGCCGAGCTGGGCGCTGCTTGCCTCAACCGATTTCAAGCGCTGGTCAAGAGCCGCTAGGGCCTCGACGCTCTCCCGGTTGGTTCGGGTCAGGGTGGCCAGGGTGCCCTCAACGGCCGCGACCTGGGCTGCCAGCGGGGCGAGTTGGGCGGTGATGTCGGAGAGCGCCTGCTGGATGGCCGCCGTGTCGGGCAGGGCGGCGCCCAGGGCGGTGAGCCGCTTTTCCAGGTCGCTCTGTTTGGCGGCAAGCGCGCTGCCGGTTTTCTCAAATTCGGCCAGCTGCCCCCGGAGGGTTTCCTCGAGCTTGGCAGACTGCAGCGAGAGCGAGGAGAACCGCGAGTCCAGATCCTGCGAGAGTTTCTGCACGTCCCCTTCTTTGACGGCCGCGAACTCGGTTTTGAGGTCGACGTAGGCGTAGGCCACAATCGCGCCGATCACCAGCGGCACCAGGATCGCAAAGACCGTCAAGCGCCGGTTGGGTTTTTCCAGACGCTGTTCCTGGCGCTCCTCCTCTAAAAGAAGGCCGCTGTCCTCGTCGTTGCGCCCCAGTTTAAAACTTTCGCGATCTGCCATCGGTTTTCATTCCCATTCGATGGTGCTGGGGGGTTTGGAGCTGATGTCGTAGACGACCCGGTTGACCCCCCGAATTTCATTGATGATCCGGTTGGAGATGGTGCCCAGGAGGTTGTGGGGCAGCCTGGCCCAGTCGGCGGTCATGGCGTCCTTGCTGGTGACCGCGCGGATGGCCGCGATGTTCTCGTAGGTCCGTTGATCGCCCATGATGCCGACGCTTTTAAGAGGCAGCAGGACCGCGAAGGACTGCCAGAGCTTGCGGTAGTAGCCGCTGCGGCGGATCTCCTCCAGCAGGACGGCGTCCACCGCGCGCAGCAGGCGCAGCCGGCTGGCGGTCACCTCGCCGATGATGCGGATCGCCAGGCCCGGGCCGGGAAACGGCTGGCGCCAGATCATGGCCTCCGGCAGCCCTAAAGTCTTGCCCAGCTGGCGGACTTCATCCTTGAAAAGATAGCGCAGCGGCTCCACCAGCTTGAGCTTCATCTTCTTGGGAAGCCCGCCAACGTTGTGGTGGGATTTGATCACCGCCGAGGGCCCGCCGAAGGCCGACACCGATTCGATCACGTCGGGGTAGAGGGTGCCTTGGGCCAGGAATTCGGCGTCCGTGATCCTGAGCGCCTCGGCTTCGAAGACCGCCATGAAGACCCGTCCGATGATCTTCCGTTTTTTTTCCGGGTCGCTGACCCCCTTGAGGGCGTCGAGGAATTTCTTGCCGGCCGCAACGAAGCGGATGTTGATCTGAAGGTGCTCCTTGAAGAGCGCCTTGAGTTTTTCGGCCTCGTTGAGACGCAGCAGGCCGTTGTCGACGAAGATGCAGGTCAGCTGGCGGCCCACCGCACGGTGCAGCAGCAGGGCGGCTACCGAGGAATCGACGCCGCCGCTGAGTCCCAGGATGACCTTTTTGGGGCCCACTGTTTGCCGGATCTCGGAGATCGCGTCGGCGGCGAAGGATTTCATCGTCCAGGTGCGCCGGCAGCCGCAGACGTCGAAGAGAAAGGCCTTCAATATGTTTTTGCCGCGCGGGGTGTGCACCACCTCCGGGTGGAACTGGAGCCCGTAGAGACGGCGGGCCACGTCCTGGGCGGCGGCCACCGGGGTGTTGTCGGTGGTGGCGGTGACCGCGAAGCCGGGCGGCAGCTGCGCAATGGAATCGCCGTGGCTCATCCAGCAGGGGGTGGTGGGCCCCAGGGTGCGGAAGAGGGGCTTGGGGTCGGTGATGGTCAGGGTCGCCAGGCCATACTCCCGCTTGCCGGCCTTTTGGACGCTGCCACCGAGGGCGTCCACCATGAACTGCAGGCCGTAGCAGATCCCCAGGACCGGAATGCCCAGGTCGAATACGCCCGGATCCATTTTGGGGCTGTCGGGTTCGTAGATGCTGGAAGGCCCGCCGGAGAGGATGATCCCCTCGGGGGCCATCCGGCGCACGGTCTCGAGGTCGATGCCGGGCGGCTCGATGCGGCAGTAGACATGGGCCTCCCGCACCCGGCGGGCGATCAACTGGTTGTACTGGGAGCCGAAATCGATGATCAGGATCATGCGTATCCTTTGCCGGGACTGGGTCCTTTGCGATTGAAAAGCTTTATTTTTCAGGGATCTACCATGCTGCCGGGTGGCGGAACGGTTTGCTAAAACGGATCGAATATGGTAAATAGCGCCCGAATTGTCAATCCTTGATGGCGGCGTAAAAAGCTCAATTTCCGCGTTGCGCTGCATCTCGAGGTCGCTGCAGCGTACATAAGTAGGCCTCACTCCTCGAGATTTATGCGCCGTAACGTGAACTTTTTTTCACCACCATTTCAAATTTTGATTTTTTACCGGTCGATCAATCCTTAACCGCCAGATAAAATGCTAAAAACGCCTCACCGCTGCGCCATGCGGCTTAGCGCGGAATGCGTTATCGGGCAACGGTCACGCAATAGAGGGTCTGCAGGTGATTGTTCAGATTTATGAAATTCAGACCCCGGACGAAGCCGAGCAGATGATCACTCTCGGGGTGGACCATGTCGGCAGCGTGCTGGTCTCTCGTGAGGCCTGGCGCCAGCCCGCGATCCGGGATACCGTGCGGGCGGTTCAGGCGGCGGGCCGGGTCAGCAGTCTGATCCCCCTTTTCAGCGACTTTGACGGCCTGGCCCGGGCGTTGGACTATTACCGGCCGGATATCGTTCATTTCTGCGAGGCTCTCCCGCTGGGGGCCGCCCGCCGGGGGCGGCTGGCCGCCTTGGTCGCGGGTCAGCGGCGGGTTCGCGAGGCTTTTGGCGAAATTCGGATCATGCGCTCGATTCCCGTGCCCGCCAACGGGCGCGGCCGCAGTGCCGGCATCCTGGGGCTGGCTCAGGCCTTCGAGTCCGTTTCCGACTATTTCCTGACCGACACCCTGCTCGCCCCGGAGGCCGGCGGGGCCGGAGAAAAGGAGCCGGTCAAGGGCTTCGTGGGCATCACCGGGTGCACCTGCAGCTGGGAGATCGCCCGCCGCCTGGTGGCCGCCAGCGCCCGGCCGGTGATCCTGGCCGGCGGCCTTTCGCCGGAAAACGTCGCCGCGGGCATCCGCCGCGTGCGACCGGCCGGCGTGGACAGCTGCACCTTGACCAATACCGCGGGGGCCGACGGGCGGCCCGTGCGCTTTAGAAAAGACCGGCAGCGGGTGGGGCGTTTTGTCCGCCTGGCCCGCCAGACCGCCGCGGCGGTGGCGCAAGATGGGGTCTGACGGGCTGTCCGCGTCCTTGGGCCTTCGCCAGCGCTTCGCACCGGCGGGTTTAATCCCAGAGGAGAAACCAAAAGATGCTTGAAAGCGGCGATTTGAAAAAAGGCGTAAAAATCGAGATCGACGGCGATCCCTACGTCATCGTGCAGTTTGAGTTCGTCAAACCCGGCAAGGGCCAGGCGCTTTACAAGTGCCGGCTCAAAAACATGGTGACCGGGGCCCAATTCGACCGCACCTACCGCTCGGGTGAAAAGTTCAACGAGGCCAACCTCGAAGAGCACGAGATGGAGTATCTCTACAACGACGGCGAGAGCTACTGCTTCATGAACACCGCCACCTACACCCAGGAATTCCTGAACAAGGAGCAGGTGGGCGAGGCCGTCAACCTGCTCAAGGAAAACACCGTCTGCAGCATGCTCTTCTTCGATCGCAGGCCCATCGGCCTGACCCTGCCCAATTTCGTGGAGCTCAGGATCGAACACACCGACCCCTGGGTCAAGGGCGACACCGCCTCCGGGGATTCCAAGCCGGCCACCCTGGAAACCGGCCACGTGCTTCAGGTGCCGCCCTTTGTGGAGGAGGGCGAGGTAATCCGGATCGACACCCGCACCGGTCAGTACGTGGAACGCGTCAAGAACTGAGTTCCCTGCTTAAAGGCCAATATATGCCTGGGGTCGAGGGAACGCATCTCACGTATGCCCCAGCGATTTTGAAATGCAGAGCTACGCCGAAATTGGACCTTCAAGAACTGACCGCTTATCCAGCCAGGAAAGGGGTTTTTCGAAGACCACGGCCTTATCCCAACCGCTTGTTGCGCCCGCCGGTTTATGTCCCATCGTCCCGGGCCGAGCATCGCAGCAGCCGGCGATAAAGGCCCTGTGGCTGTCTGAGCGCAAGCGAGTTCCACAGGGCCCGCCGGCTGCGAGAAGCGCAGGGCAGCCCGCAGGGCCCCGGGGCGCGGGCGTTTTCCCGGCGGTTATTTTTCCCGCCGGCTTTTCAGCGCCGCATGCGCCGCCGCCAGGCGCGCCACAGGCACGCGGAAGGGCGAGCAGGAGACATAGGTCAGCCCCAGCTCGTGGCACAACGCGATGGATTGGGGCTCCCCGCCGTGCTCGCCGCAGATCCCGATCTCCAGCTCCGGTTTGACCCCGCGGCCCTTGGCGACCGCAATCCGCATCAGCTCCCCGACCCCCTCAGGGTCGATGGTGGCAAAGGGGTTGTTGGGCAGGATCTGGCGCTCCATGTACTCGATCAGGAAGCCGGACTCGGCATCGTCGCGGGAGACCCCGAAAACCGTCTGGGTCAGGTCGTTGGTCCCGAAGGAGAAGAACTCCGCGTACTGCGCCAGCTCATCGGCGGTCAGGGCCGCCCGCGGGACCTCGATCATGGTGCCGAACTTGTAGTCGATCTCCAGGCCCTCCTCGGCCATCACCTGGCGCGCCTCGGCCTCCAGCAGCTGCCGCTGGATTTTAAGCTCGTTGCGGTGGGCGGCAAGCGGGATCATCACCTCGGGGTGCACGCTGCCGCCTTCCTTGGCCACCCGGCAGGCGGCTTCGAAGATCGCCCGCACCTGCATGGTGTAGAGTTCGGGCACGTGGATCCCCAGGCGCACGCCGCGCAGGCCCAGCATGGGGTTTTGCTCCCGCAGGCTCTCCACCCGCTGCAGAATCCGCTCCTTTTTCTTGTACTGGTCCAGCAGCGTGTCCACCTCTTCCAGGTTGGCGGCGTGCTGCAGGCGGATCTTGAGGTCCGACAGTTCGTGCAGCAGCTCGAAGTGGTTGGGCAAAAATTCGTGCAGCGGCGGATCCAGCAGACGGATGATCACCGGCAGGCCGTCCATGGCCCGGAACAGGCCGATGAAATCCTCGCGCTGAAAGGGCAGGACGGCATCCAGGGCCTCCTGACGCTCGATGGGCAGGTCGGTCATGAT
The Desulfobacteraceae bacterium DNA segment above includes these coding regions:
- the guaA gene encoding glutamine-hydrolyzing GMP synthase; this translates as MILIIDFGSQYNQLIARRVREAHVYCRIEPPGIDLETVRRMAPEGIILSGGPSSIYEPDSPKMDPGVFDLGIPVLGICYGLQFMVDALGGSVQKAGKREYGLATLTITDPKPLFRTLGPTTPCWMSHGDSIAQLPPGFAVTATTDNTPVAAAQDVARRLYGLQFHPEVVHTPRGKNILKAFLFDVCGCRRTWTMKSFAADAISEIRQTVGPKKVILGLSGGVDSSVAALLLHRAVGRQLTCIFVDNGLLRLNEAEKLKALFKEHLQINIRFVAAGKKFLDALKGVSDPEKKRKIIGRVFMAVFEAEALRITDAEFLAQGTLYPDVIESVSAFGGPSAVIKSHHNVGGLPKKMKLKLVEPLRYLFKDEVRQLGKTLGLPEAMIWRQPFPGPGLAIRIIGEVTASRLRLLRAVDAVLLEEIRRSGYYRKLWQSFAVLLPLKSVGIMGDQRTYENIAAIRAVTSKDAMTADWARLPHNLLGTISNRIINEIRGVNRVVYDISSKPPSTIEWE
- the efp gene encoding elongation factor P translates to MLESGDLKKGVKIEIDGDPYVIVQFEFVKPGKGQALYKCRLKNMVTGAQFDRTYRSGEKFNEANLEEHEMEYLYNDGESYCFMNTATYTQEFLNKEQVGEAVNLLKENTVCSMLFFDRRPIGLTLPNFVELRIEHTDPWVKGDTASGDSKPATLETGHVLQVPPFVEEGEVIRIDTRTGQYVERVKN